Proteins encoded in a region of the Podarcis muralis chromosome 2, rPodMur119.hap1.1, whole genome shotgun sequence genome:
- the COX14 gene encoding cytochrome c oxidase assembly protein COX14, with protein sequence MASAKRLADFGYKAFSGSMMLLTLYGGYLCSVRVYRFFQRRNLLKQLEQQEINAAVKD encoded by the coding sequence ATGGCTTCTGCAAAGCGGCTGGCTGACTTTGGCTATAAAGCATTCTCTGGGTCCATGATGCTCCTTACCTTGTATGGTGGCTACCTCTGTAGTGTCAGAGTATATCGCTTTTTCCAGAGGAGGAATTTGCTGAAGCAGCTTGAGCAGCAGGAAATAAACGCAGCAGTTAAGGACTGA